The window CCCTGCCAGGAACGCGCCGAGCGGGCGGAACAGGAAGCTCACACCCACGCTGAAGAACGACACGATCTGGGCGAAGTCCTTGCCCATGGGCTCGAAGAAGAGCGCCGCGAACACGGTGGCCGCCGCGAAGGCGTAGATGAAGAAGTCGTACCACTCGACCGTAGTGCCCACCACGGTCGCGAAGACGACGCGACGACGATCCTTCGGCGAGGCGATGGTTCCGGTCGGCGTCAGGCCCGCAGCGCCGCCTGGTTCGGACGTGCTCATAGATGACTCCTGTGTCTCGTTGGACTGCTTTGTCCTATGGGCGTCTGAGTGAGCAGCCCACGGTCTCTAGATAATATACGATTTCAGATACAACGCAAGGGCGCGCCGTTTCGCATGCATGGGAATGTTTCGCGTGCACGGAATGTTTCGCGTGCATGGAACGATGTGGCCTCCCCGTCTCGGTGCCGCGACCATGCGGCCGGGCCGCCAGCCGCGGTGTTCGGGAGTCGGAGGCGATGCGGGCCCGAATCGTCGCTTCTCGGTCGTGATGCGACGATTCGAGACAGCACGTCTGGGATGCCGAGCGATTCTCCGTCCCGAATCGTCGCCGACGGCCCGCGAAGCGACAATTCGGGACGGTGGAATTATTCGGACCCTTGCGACCGCCGCCGCGATCATATACGATTTCAGATACAACACTAGGGCGAGGGAGCTCATGAGCACTGACAGCACGACGACGGATGCCGCGGCCACCAAATCCGCTGACCCGCGCTTCGCGGGCCTGCCGGGTCGCCCCGGCAAGATCATCGCGGTCCACCTCAGCTACGCATCGCGTGCCGACCAGCGCGGCCGCCGCCCGGCATCCCCCTCGTACTTCTTCAAGCCGTCGAGCTCGGTCGCCGCCACCGGCAGCACGATCGAGCGGCCCGCCGACACCGAGCTGCTCGCCTTCGAGGGTGAGATAGCCCTGGTCATCGGCACGCCCGCTCGCCGCGTGAGCCTCGAGACCGCGTGGAGTCATGTCGGCTGGGTCACCGCCGCCAACGACTTCGGCGTGTACGACCTGCGTGCCGCCGACAAGGGCTCCAACGTCCGCTCCAAGGGCCGCGACGGTTACACCCCGATCGGCGCCCAGCTCATCGACGCAACCTCGGTCGACCCGGCGACCCTGCGCCTGCGCACCTGGGTGAACGGCGCCCTGGTGCAAGACGACACCAGCGCCGGCCTCATCTTTCCGCTCGCGCAGTTCGTCGCCGATCTGTCGCAGCACTTCACTCTCGAGCCCGGCGATGTGATCCTCACCGGAACGCCGGCCGGATCGTCGGTGGTCGTCGCCGGCGACGTCGTCGAGATCGAAGTGGATGCCCCGACCGCGCCCGGCGCGCCGAGCTCGGGGCGCCTGCGAACCACCGTCGTCCAGGGCGAGCACGGCTTCGACGCCGCGCTCGGCTCGCTTCCTGCCGTCGATGACAAGCAGCGCGAAGATGCCTGGGGCACGCGCGAGGCCGCCGGCCTTGAACCCGCCTTCGCCCTGACTCCCGAGCTGCGCGCCAAGCTCGAGAAGGCGCCCGTCGCGGGCCTTTCCGCCCAGCTGCGCAAGCGTGGGCTGAACAATGTGCTCATCGACGGCGTGCAGCCGATGCATCCCGACGCCAAGCTCATCGGCACCGCCAAAACGCTGCGCTTCGTGCCCGGCCGCGAAGACCTCTTCACCAGCCACGGCGGCGGTTACAACCCGCAGAAGCAGGCGTTCGACGCCGTGCGCAACGGCGAGGTCATCGTCATCGAAGCCCGAGGTGATGCCACCGCCGGCACACTCGGCGACATCTTGGCCATCCGCGCGCACGCCGCGGGGGCGGCCGGCATCGTCACCGACGGTGCTGTGCGCGACTTCGACGCGGTCTCGGCCGTCGGCATCCCGGTCTTCTCCAAGGGTGCGCACCCGGCCGTCCTGGGCCGCCGACACGTCGCGTGGGACCACGACATCACGATCGGATGCGGTGGCGCGGCCGTGCAGCCCGGCGATGTGATCGTCGGCGACAGAGACGGCGTGATCGTCATTCCGCCGCCCCTGGTCGAGGAGGTCGTCGACGCGACCCTCGCCCAAGAGGACAAGGACGCTTGGATCGCCGAGAGGGTTGCCGAAGGGAACCGCATCGAGGGGCTCTTCCCCATGAACGCACAGTGGGCCGCCCGCTACGCACAGGAGAACGGCCGATGAGCGAGACCCTCACCGAGAGCAAGTCCGAGCGCGCGTACGCGTTCATCCACGAACGCATCATCGGGCACCAGTACTCCCCCGGCTACCGACTGGTTCTGGGAACCATCGCCGACGAGCTCGACATGAGCGTCGTGCCGGTGCGCGAGGCGATCCGGCGCCTCGAGGCAGAGGGCTACGTGACGTTCGAGCGCAACGTCGGTGCCCGGGTCGCGGTGGCCGACGAGACCGAGTACGTGTACACGATGCAGGTGCTCAGCCTCGTCGAGGGCTCGGCGATCTCGATGGCCGCTCCCCTTCTCGAAGCCGGCGACCTGGCCCAGGCGCGACGCGTCAACGAGCGGATGCGCGAACTGGTCGCGCACTTCGACCCGCACGAGTTCACCCGGCTGAATCAGCAGTTCCACACGATCCTGTTCGAGCGGTGCCCGAACCCCCACCTTCTCGACCTCGTGCACCGCGGCTGGCGGCGCCTGCCGAGCGTGCGCGACTCGACCTTCACGTTCATCCCCGACCGTGCCGCGCACTCCGTCCAAGAGCACGAAGGCATCGTCGCTCTCATCGAATCCGGTGCGGATCCTCTCGAGATCGAACTGGCCGCACGTAACCACCGTCTGCGCACCCTCGATGAGTTCCTCGCGGCGCGCCATCCCGACTCCCACCACTGATGGAGGACTCCATGACCGACACTGCTCTGAGCACCCGGCACGTTCCCGCCGACCTGCCCACCCGCATCCAGCACTACATCGACGGCGAAGCTGTCGACTCGCTCGACGGCGACACCTTCGACGTGCTCGACCCGGTCTCGAACCAGACCTACATGCAGGCGGCCTCCGGTAAGAAGGCCGACATCGATCGGGCCGTCGCCGCCGCCAAGAAGGCGTTCGATGAGGGCCCCTGGCCGCGGATGCTGCCGCGCGAGCGCTCGCGCGTGCTGCACCGCATCGCCGACATCGTCGAGTCGCGCGACGCCCGCCTGGCCGAGCTCGAGTCGTTCGACTCGGGCCTGCCGATCACCCAGGCGCTGGGCCAGGCCCGGCGCGCGGCCGAGAACTTCCGCTTCTTCGCCGATCTGATCGTCGCCCAGTCCGATGACACGTTCAAGGTGCCCGGTCGCCAGATCAACTATGTCAACCGCAAGCCGATCGGCGTCGCGGGCCTGATCACGCCGTGGAACACCCCGTTCATGCTCGAGTCGTGGAAGCTGGGGCCGGCGCTTGCCACCGGCAACACGGTCGTGCTCAAGCCCGCCGAGTTCACCCCGCTGTCGGCGTCGCTGTGGCCGGGCATCTTCGAAGAGGCCGGCCTGCCCAAGGGAGTGTTCAACCTCGTCAACGGGTTCGGCGAAGAGGGCTTCGCCGGCGACTCGCTGGTCAAGCACCCCGACGTGCCGCTGATCTCGTTCACCGGTGAGAGCCGCACCGGCCAGATCATCTTCGGCAACGCCGCACCCTTCCTCAAGGGCCTGTCGATGGAGCTGGGCGGCAAGTCGCCGGCAGTCGTGTTCGCCGACGCCGACCTCGACGCCGCGATCGACGCGACGATCTTCGGGGTGTTCTCACTCAACGGCGAGCGCTGCACGGCGGGCAGCCGCATCCTGGTCCACCGCTCCATCTACAACGAGTTCGTCGAGCGCTACGCTGCGCAGACGAAGCGCGTGAAGGTCGGCTACCCGCATGATCCTGACACCGAGGTGGGCGCCCTCGTGCACCCCGAACACTACGACAAGGTGATGAGTTACATCGCGATCGGAAAGCAGGAGGCCCGCCTGGTGGCCGGCGGCGGCCGCCCGAAGGGCTTCCCCGAGGGCAACTTCGTCGCCCCCACCGTCTTCGCCGATGTCGCACCCGACGCCCGCATCTTCCAGGAGGAGATCTTCGGCCCGGTCGTGGCGATCACCCCGTTCGACACCGACGAAGAAGCACTCGAACTGGCCAACGGCGTGAAATACGGCCTGGCCGCCTATGTGTGGACGAACGATCTCAAGCGCGCACACAACTTCGCACAGGCGATCGATGCCGGCATGGTCTGGCTGAACTCGAACAACGTGCGCGACCTGCGCACGCCGTTCGGCGGCGTGAAGGCGTCGGGCCTCGGTCACGAGGGCGGGTACCGCTCGATCGACTTCTACACCGAGCAGCAGGCCGTGCACATCACGCTCGGCAAGGTGCACAACCCCACGTTCGGCACCCAGGAACACCACACCGAGGTCGACCTCGACGACCCCGACCCGCGCTGAACCACCCCACCCACCCCGGTCGTTGAGCGAGGGCCGAACGCCCGAGTCGAAACGGCACTGACGGGCGTTTCGACTCGCTTCGCTCGCTCAACGACCAACATAAAGCAAGGACGCTGACATGACCGACCGCAAAGACATGACCCTCACCTCATCGGGCTTCTACGTCTCGCAAGAGGCTCCGATCGCGTGCGAGAACCCCACTCCCACCCCGCAGGCACCGGCCCCCGACATCCTGCGCTGCGCATACATGGAGCTGGTTGTCACCGACCTGAAGCGCTCGCGCGACTTCTACGTCGACGTGCTGGGCCTGACGGTGACCGAAGAAGACGAGAACGCCGTCTACTTGCGCTCGCTCGAGGAGTTCATCCACCACAACCTCGTGCTGCGCCAGGGCCCCGTCGCCGCCGTGGCCGCCTTCAGCTACCGCGTGCGCACGCCCGAAGACCTCGATCGGGCCGTCGCCTTCTTCGAAGAGCTGGGATGCCGCGTCGAGCGCCGCGCCGAGGGCTGGGTCAAGGGCATCGGCGACTCCGTGCGCGTGACCGACCCGCTCGGGTTCCCGTACGAGTTCTTCCACGACGTCGACCACGTCGAGCGACTCGCGTGGCGGTACGACCTGTACACCCCGGGCGCCCTGGTGCGCCTCGACCACTTCAACCAGGTCACCCCCGACGTGCCGCGCGCGACCAAGTACATGCAAGACCTCGGCTTCCGCGTCACGGAAGACATCCAAGACGAGTCCGGCACCGTGTACGCGGCGTGGATGCGCCGCAAGCCCACCGTGCACGACACCGCGATGACCGGCGGCGACGGCCCACGCATGCACCACATAGCGTTCTCGACGCACGAGAAGCACAACATCCTCGCCATCTGCGACAAGCTCGGCGCACTGCGACTGTCGGACTGCATCGAACGCGGTCCCGGACGCCACGGCGTCTCCAACGCGTTCTACCTGTACCTGCGCGACCCCGACGGGCACCGCGTGGAGATCTACACGCAGGACTACTACACCGGCGACCCCGACAACCCCGTGGTCACCTGGGACGTGCACGACAACCAGCGCCGCGACTGGTGGGGTAACCCGGTCGTGCCGTCGTGGTACACCGACGCGTCGCTCGTGCTGGATCTGGACGGCAACCCGCAGCCGGTGATCGCCCGCGAGCAGGCCAGCGAGTTGGAGGCTACGATCGGCGCCGACGGCTTCTCGTACACCCGCGCGGCCGACGAAGGCAGCATGCCGGAGTGGAAGCAGGGCGAGTACAAGCTCGGCCACCAGCTGTAGAAGCACGAGAGGAAACAGGATGCTGGATCCCGAAGTCATCGCGCAGCTCGCCGACGAACTGGCCGAGGCCGACCGCACCAAGAGCGTCATCCCGCGCATCACCGCGCGGTTTCCCGACGCCACGATCGAGGACTCCTATGCGATTCAGGGTGTCTGGCGCGACACCATGCTCGCCTCGGGCCGACGCCTGGTCGGCCGCAAGATCGGGCTGACGTCGAAGGCCATGCAACAGGCCACCGGCATCAGCGAACCCGACTACGGCGTGATGTTCGATGACACCGTCTACGACACCGGTGCCGTGATCGAGTACGACCGGTTCTCGAATGTGCGCATCGAGGTCGAGCTCGCGTTCGTGCTCAACCGACCTCTCGAGGGGCCGCACTGCACACTGTTCGACGTGCTGCGCGCTACCGAGTACGTCACCCCGGCGCTCGAGGTGCTCAACTCGCACATCGAGTTGGAGGGCCGCACGATCGTCGACACGATCAGCGACAACGCCGCCTATGGCGCGATGGTGATAGGCGGCATCCCGATGCGACCCGATCAGATCGACCTGCGCTGGGTGGCGGCGATGCTCTACCGCAACGAGCAGATCGAAGAGACCGGCGTGGCCGCGGGCGTCTTGAACCACCCGGCGACCGGTGTCGCGTGGCTGGCGAACAAGTTCCACCAGCACGGGGCCCGGCTGGAGGCCGGCGAGATCATCCTGGCCGGATCGTTCACCCGGCCGATGTGGGTGCAGCGCGGCGACAGCGTGCTGTGCGACTACGGAAAGATGGGGACCCTCACATGTCGCTTCGCCTGACATCGACCTTCCGCGACGCACTGGCTGCGGCATCCCGCCCTCTCGTGGGCATGTGGGCGTGTTCGGGAAGTCCGCTGATGGCCGAGGTCGATGCCGGCTCGGGCCTGGACTGGTTGCTGATCGACATGGAGCACGGCCCGAACTCGCTCGAATCGGTGCTCGTGCAGCTGCAGGTGGTGGCCGCATACCCGATCACGCCGCTCGTGCGCGTGGCCTCGAACGACACCGTGGCCATCAAGCAGGTGCTCGATCTGGGCGCGCAGAACATCATCGTGCCGATGGTGGGCTCGGGCGACGAGGCACGGGCTGCGGTGGCCGCGACCCGCTACCCGCCCGAGGGCGTGCGCGGCGTGGGCAGTGCGCTGGCGCGCAGTGCGCGCTGGAACCGCGTCGACGGGTACCTCGGTGACGGGTCATCGCACGTGTCGCTGACGGTGCAGATCGAAAATGGCGCGGGGGTGGATGCCGCGGCCGAGATCGCCGCCGTCGACGGCGTCGATCAGGTCTTCGTGGGTCCGTCGGACCTGGCCGCGTCGCTCGGGTACCTCGGGCAGCAGACGCACCCCGAAGTGGTGGATGCCGTGCACCGCACCTTCGCGGCGGTGCACGCGGCGGGCAAGAAGGTCGGCGTGAACGCTTTCGACCCGGCCGCTGCCGATGCTTACGTCGCGCAGGGTGCAGACTTCATCGCCGTCGGCGCGGATGTGGCCCTGCTCGCCCGGGCCTCGGAGGCCCTCGCTGCCCGCTTCATCCCCACCTCCGGTCGCGCCGAGCGCGCCTCCTACTGACCCTCCCCCGCCGGGGAAATTCCATATGGAATTTCCCCCTCCACATGAAATTTCCGGCAGATTGATGTGGTCTGGGAAATTCCATATGGAATTTCCCAGGGCGGGAGTCAGGGGCGCGTGCGCAGGGTGACTTCGGCGACGTCGACATGGCCGGTGCCCACCGCGAAGGGGCCCGTCCACGTGCCCACGAACATGCTCGTGCCGCCGGTGGCCAGCGCCGACACGTCCACGCGGCCCAGCTCCACCTCGCCGACGCGCACGGCAGCGCTCAGACCGTCGACGTCGATCACGACCTCGCATCCCCGCGTCGGCAGCCCCTCCGCGCCGGCGACGACGCGACCACCCACGACGACCCGCGCGGCGCCGCCGGCATCGACCGATGCCTCGAGCACCGCCGCCTCAGAGGTGCGCAGCAGCAGCCCGCCGCGCACCTCGCCGTCGAGATCGATGCGGGCCGACACCCGCGTGCGGTGCGCGGGCAGGCGCCGCCCGAGGAACGCGAGAGTCCCCACGTCGGTGGGTTCGGTGCGGGATGCCGCAAGCCGCACGAATCCCGGGCGCGCCGTCGTGTCGGCGAACTCGGCCGGAAAGCGCCCCACCCCGTTCCACGCGCGATCGAGCGCGGGTGCATCGAAGTCGTCGCGGATCTCGTCGGGCCACGCCGCCTGATCGGGCACTCCCGCGGCGTCGACCACCGGCTGCACCCGCCCGGTTCCCGGAGCGAACAGCGGACGAGCCCGCTCCCATTCCACCGGCACCAGGTGCGTCTGGCGCCCCAGCAGCCCGTTGCCGTCGCCGATCGTCTGCACGCCCAGCACCGTCGCCCACCATCGCCCCGTGGCATCCTCGACGAGGTCGGCATGCCCGACGTCGGCGATCGGGGACCGATCACCCAGGTCGCGATGGGTCAGCCGCGGGTTGCCCGGGTCGCCGCGGTATGGGCCTGTGATCGCCTCGGCATAGGCCACGCACACGCTGTGGTCGCGGTTCGTGCCGCCCTCGGCCGCGAGCAGCATCCACCCGCCGTCGGGATGCGCGATGATGTGCGGCCCTTCCGCGTATCCGGCGCCGTCGAGGGCGCCACGCCAGATCCAGTGCAGGTCGCCGATCGGCGCGAACGAGGCAGGGTCGAGTTCGACCAGCCAGATATCGGCCTGGCCTGGCCACAGCCCCGGCTGGGCCACCCGGTTGCCGCACAGCCACACCCGATCGCCGTCGAAGGTCAGCGACGGATCGATCCCCGGCAGCTGGTCGAACCACAGCGGCTGCGACCACGGGCCCGCCGGGTCGCGTGCGGTCGCCAGGAAATGTCCGGTGCGCCCAGTCCACGATCCGTCGGGCGGGGCGACCACCGTGCACGTCACGTAGAACAGACCGTCGTGATACCGGATCGTGGGCGCGTACAGCCCCTTGGAGGAGGGGATGCCGCGCAGCCCGAGCTGCCCGGGCCGATGGATGACGTGCCCGATCGGCTCCCAGTCGACGAGGTTGGTCGAGCGGTGCACCGGCAGCCCGGGCAGGTACTCGAACGACGAGGTGACAAGGTAGAAGGTGTCACCGGCCCGGCAGATACTGGGGTCGGGATGGCAGCCGGGCAGCACCGGATTGCGATAGCGGCCGGTCGTGGCGGCGTTCGGCGCGGCATCACTCACGAACAGCGCTCCCCCGGTCGTGGCGCCGTTCGGCGCGGCGTCAGTCACGCACGGGCTCCTTCGGTTCAGCTCGCACTCGGCGCATCCGTCAGTCCACCGGAGCCGTCGATGAGCGCACCGAGAGCGTCATCGGCGATGACACCGGCTGTGTCGTCTCGCCGTCGATGCGGGCGAGCAACAGCGCCACGGCAGCCTCACCGACCGCACCGAGGTCGGCGCCGACGCTGGTCAGGGGCGGCGACGACAGCTCGGCGACGAACGTGTCGTCGAAGCCGAGAAGACTCATATCACGCGGCACCCGCACGCCCGCTTCGGCCCATCCGGCCAGCAGTCCCAGCGCGACGAGGTCGTTGTAGGCGATGACCGCGCTCGCCTGCTGCGCGAGCGCCGCGCCCGCCGCGTCGCGGCCACCGCGCGCGTCGGGGGTGTGGCCGCCGATCCGCTGCACCGACACGTGGGCATCGTCCGCGGCATCCCGCAGCGCGCGCCAACGGCGCGCCTCGCTCCACGACCTCGTCGGCCCACCGACATATGCGATGCGGCGATGGCCGAGACCGGCGAGGTGGTCGATTGCCGCGCGCGCGGCGGCGACCTCGTCGAGTGTCACGCTGGGCACCCCGGGAAGACTGCGGTTGATGAGCACGCAGCGGGCCCACGAGGCTATCTGCTCGAGTTCGCCGTCGTCGAGGCGCGACGAAACCAGGATCATCCCGTCGATCTCTGATCGCAGCGAGGCGACCTCATCGCGCTCGACGCCGGCATCTTCGGTGGTGTCAACGACCACCAGCCCGAAGCCGCGGGCACGGGCGGCCGCTTGCGCGCCCTTGGTCAGGGCCGCGAAGTACGGGTTCGCGATATCGGGGACCACCAGCGCGATGGCACCGGTGCGCCCGCCGCGCAGATTGATGGCGGCACGGTTGGGCCGGTAGTCGAGTTCGCGCACGGCGGCCAGCACCCGCTCGCGCGTGCCCTCTGACACCCGGTGCGGGGCGCGCAGCGTGCGCGAGACCGTCGCGATGGACACGCCGCTGAGTGCGGCGACGTCGTGAACTGTGGTCATCAGCGGTGCCTGCCTCAGATCGGTGCGAAGCGGTCTGCCCGCCGCACTTCGCATCGGCGCGCATCCCCGTGGATACTAGGATAACAACGTTTACATTCGAAGGAGAAGACCGATGGATGCCGCAGCGTGGCGATTGCACCCCGACCGCGTCCTTCCCGCTGAGCCGGGGATGCGTGCGCTGGCGCGCCGCATTCTCGATGCGACCGCCTCGCTGCCGATCGTCTCGATGCACGGACACGTGGATGCCGCTGTGCTGGCCGACGACGCCGCCTTCACCGATCCCGCCACCCTGCTGGTCGCCCCCGACCATTACATCGTGCGGATGCTGGTGTCACAGGCCACCGCGCCCGGACCGATCCGCGACGCCGGGGTGCGCTCGGCCGCCGATCTGGGCATGGGCACCGGCCCGGTCGAGACCGACCCGCGCACCATCTGGCGCCGGTTCTGCGCGGGCTGGCCCGCCCTGCGCGGAACCCCCAGCCGGCTGTGGCTCGAACACGTGCTGGTCGAGGTCTTCGGCGCTCCGGTGGCCCCCTCGCCCGCCACGGCCGATCTGCTGTTCGACCACCTGAGCGACCGCCTCGCCCAGCCCGAATATCGGCCGCGCGCCCTCTTCGAGCGCTTCGGCATCGAACTTCTGGCGACCACCGATGCCGCCACCGACACTCTCGAGGCCCATGCGCGCCTGCGCGCGGACGGATGGGGCGACAGCGTCGTGCCGACATTCCGCCCCGATGCGCTGCTGGAGGCCGGGCGCAGCGGCTGGCGCGACGAACTCGACCGGCTGGGCGCGCTGACCGGTCTCGACACGGGCAGCTACGACGGATACCTCGACGCGCTGCGCGCGCGACGGCGCGCCTTCATCGCCGCCGGCGCCCGCGCCACCGATCACGGGCATCTCTCCCCCGACACCACCCCCTTGGCCGAGCTCGACGCGCGGGCGCTGTTCGCCCGTGCCCGGCAGGCACCGCTGCCCGACGCCGATGCCCGCGCCTTCACCGCGCACATGCTGTTCCAGATGGCGCTCATGTCGGCCGACGACGGCCTGGTCATGCAGCTGCACACCGGCGTGCTGCGCGATCATGACCGTCCCTCGGCGGCGCGCCACGGCCACGACATCGGCTTCGACATCCCCGTGCAGACCTCGTTCACCCGCGCGTTGCGGCCGGTGCTCGAAGAATTCGGACACCATCCGGATTTTCACCTCGTGGTGTTCACCGTCGACGAGACGGCGTACTCGCGCGAACTCGCCCCGCTGGCCGGCGCGTATCCGGCACTGCGGCTGGGCGCGCCCTGGTGGTTCCTCGATGCCCCCGAGGCGATGGCGCGGTTCCGTGCTGCGGTCACCGAGACGGCCGGCTTCGGCAACACGAGCGGATTCGTCGACGACACCCGGGCGTTCTGCTCGATCCCCGCACGGCACGACCTCGCCCGCCGGGCCGATGCCTCGTTCCTCGCACGCCTCGTCGCCGAGCACCGTCTCGACCTCGACGAGGCCACTGACACCGCCGTCGCCCTCGCCTACACCCTCGCCCGCGACGCCTACCCGGCGCCGGCCGGCACGCAGGTGACAGCATGAGCACCCGTATCCGGTCGTTCGAGGTGCTCGTGAGCGCACCCAGCCGCAACTTCGTCACCGTGCGCATCACCACCGACGACGGTGTGGTCGGCCTGGGAGATGCCACCCTGAACGGGCGCGAGCTGGCCGTGGTGGCGTATCTGCGCGAGCACGTCGCCGCACTGATGATCGGCCGCGACGCCCTGCGCATCGAGGACACCTGGCAGTTCCTGTACCGCTCGGCATACTGGCGGCGAGGACCGGTGACCATGAGCGCCATCGCCGCCGTCGACATGGCCCTGTGGGACATCACCGGGCGCATCGCCGGCATGCCCGTGTACCAGCTGCTCGGCGGCGCGTCGCGCGACGGTGTGCTCTGCTACGCGCACGCGGCCGGCAACGACCTCGACGCACTGGCCGAGGCCGTGCGCCAACGCCAGCAGGAGGGCTTCCGGGCGATCCGGCTGCAGGTGGCGGTGCCGGGCATGGCGGCCGGCTACGGCGTGCAGAAGGGTGCCCGCCGCGGCGAGCGCTACGCGTACGAGCCCGCCACCCGCGCGGGGCTGTCGGTCGAGCAGGGGTGGGACGCCCGCGCGTACCTCTCTTATCTGCCGCACGTTTTCGAACAGATGCGGGGCGAGTTCGGCGCCGGGCCGATGTTCCTGCACGACGCGCACCACCGGCTCACGCCGATCCAGGCCGCACGATTGGGCGCCTCGCTCGAGCCCTACGATCTGTTCTGGCTCGAAGACGTCACGCCCGTCGACAATCCCGAGGCGCTGCGCCTGGTGCGCGAGCACACCACCACACCGCTGGCGATCGGCGAAGTGCTCAACACGGTGTGGGATTTCCGCACGCTCGTGCAGGAGCAGCTCATCGACTACGTGCGCGCGTCGGTGACGCACGCCGGCGGCATCACCCACCTCAAGCGCATCTTCGAGTTCGCCGCGATGTACCAGGTGAAGTCGGGCAGCCACGGCCCCACCGACATCTCGCCGGTGGGCATGGCCGCCGCGCTGCATCTCGATCTGGCGATCCACAACTTCGGCATGCAGGAGTACATGCAGCACGACCCCCGGGTCGGCGAGGTGTTCCGCACCTCGTACACCTTCGACGACGGGATGCTGCATCCCGGCGACGCCCCGGGCTTGGGCGTCGACTACGACGACGAAGCCGCCGCCGGCTTTCCCTACGCGCCCGCGTATCTGCCCGCCGCCCGTCTGGCCGACGGAACCGCACACGAATGGTGAGGTCATGACCCCGCATCCGCTCTGGTTGCCCGCCGCCGCCACCGCACACCTGCGCGGCCGCAGCATCCGCGTCGAGGGCGAGCATCCCCTGCTGCAGACCGTCCGCGCCGAGGCCACGGCGGCCGGCATGCACCCGGCAGAGGATGGCGACGTCGTCATCCGGCCGGGTGCGGCATCCACCCCCGACTCCTTCGTGCTCGCGGTCGGCGACGGCAACGTCACCGCCGAATACGCGGATGCCGCGGGCGCCCTGTACGCCTGGTTCGAGATCGTGCGCCAGGGCGCTGCCGTGTTCGCCGGCGCCGGGCGGCGAACCTGCGCACCGGCGCACGCGCTGCGCATGATCGATCACTGGGACAACGTCGCCGTGCATCCGGTGATGGGGCAGGTCGAACGCGGCTACGCGGGTGTCTCACTGTTCTTCGACGACGGGCTGCTGCGCGAAGACCTCTCCCGCGTCGACCGTTATGCCCGCGCCCTCGCCTCGATCGGGATCAACCGCATCGCGGTCAACAACGTCAACGTGCACGAGCGCGAAGTGCACCTGCTCACCGACGATCTGCCCGGTATCGCCCGGATCGCCGCCGTGTTCCGGCGCTGGGGCATTCGCCTGCACCTGTCGGTGTCGTTCGCCACGCCACTCATGCTCGGCGATCTCGACACCGCCGACCCCCTCGATGACCGC is drawn from Microbacterium protaetiae and contains these coding sequences:
- a CDS encoding glycoside hydrolase family 43 protein is translated as MTDAAPNGATTGGALFVSDAAPNAATTGRYRNPVLPGCHPDPSICRAGDTFYLVTSSFEYLPGLPVHRSTNLVDWEPIGHVIHRPGQLGLRGIPSSKGLYAPTIRYHDGLFYVTCTVVAPPDGSWTGRTGHFLATARDPAGPWSQPLWFDQLPGIDPSLTFDGDRVWLCGNRVAQPGLWPGQADIWLVELDPASFAPIGDLHWIWRGALDGAGYAEGPHIIAHPDGGWMLLAAEGGTNRDHSVCVAYAEAITGPYRGDPGNPRLTHRDLGDRSPIADVGHADLVEDATGRWWATVLGVQTIGDGNGLLGRQTHLVPVEWERARPLFAPGTGRVQPVVDAAGVPDQAAWPDEIRDDFDAPALDRAWNGVGRFPAEFADTTARPGFVRLAASRTEPTDVGTLAFLGRRLPAHRTRVSARIDLDGEVRGGLLLRTSEAAVLEASVDAGGAARVVVGGRVVAGAEGLPTRGCEVVIDVDGLSAAVRVGEVELGRVDVSALATGGTSMFVGTWTGPFAVGTGHVDVAEVTLRTRP
- a CDS encoding LacI family DNA-binding transcriptional regulator — translated: MTTVHDVAALSGVSIATVSRTLRAPHRVSEGTRERVLAAVRELDYRPNRAAINLRGGRTGAIALVVPDIANPYFAALTKGAQAAARARGFGLVVVDTTEDAGVERDEVASLRSEIDGMILVSSRLDDGELEQIASWARCVLINRSLPGVPSVTLDEVAAARAAIDHLAGLGHRRIAYVGGPTRSWSEARRWRALRDAADDAHVSVQRIGGHTPDARGGRDAAGAALAQQASAVIAYNDLVALGLLAGWAEAGVRVPRDMSLLGFDDTFVAELSSPPLTSVGADLGAVGEAAVALLLARIDGETTQPVSSPMTLSVRSSTAPVD
- the uxaC gene encoding glucuronate isomerase: MDAAAWRLHPDRVLPAEPGMRALARRILDATASLPIVSMHGHVDAAVLADDAAFTDPATLLVAPDHYIVRMLVSQATAPGPIRDAGVRSAADLGMGTGPVETDPRTIWRRFCAGWPALRGTPSRLWLEHVLVEVFGAPVAPSPATADLLFDHLSDRLAQPEYRPRALFERFGIELLATTDAATDTLEAHARLRADGWGDSVVPTFRPDALLEAGRSGWRDELDRLGALTGLDTGSYDGYLDALRARRRAFIAAGARATDHGHLSPDTTPLAELDARALFARARQAPLPDADARAFTAHMLFQMALMSADDGLVMQLHTGVLRDHDRPSAARHGHDIGFDIPVQTSFTRALRPVLEEFGHHPDFHLVVFTVDETAYSRELAPLAGAYPALRLGAPWWFLDAPEAMARFRAAVTETAGFGNTSGFVDDTRAFCSIPARHDLARRADASFLARLVAEHRLDLDEATDTAVALAYTLARDAYPAPAGTQVTA
- the manD gene encoding D-mannonate dehydratase ManD; this translates as MSTRIRSFEVLVSAPSRNFVTVRITTDDGVVGLGDATLNGRELAVVAYLREHVAALMIGRDALRIEDTWQFLYRSAYWRRGPVTMSAIAAVDMALWDITGRIAGMPVYQLLGGASRDGVLCYAHAAGNDLDALAEAVRQRQQEGFRAIRLQVAVPGMAAGYGVQKGARRGERYAYEPATRAGLSVEQGWDARAYLSYLPHVFEQMRGEFGAGPMFLHDAHHRLTPIQAARLGASLEPYDLFWLEDVTPVDNPEALRLVREHTTTPLAIGEVLNTVWDFRTLVQEQLIDYVRASVTHAGGITHLKRIFEFAAMYQVKSGSHGPTDISPVGMAAALHLDLAIHNFGMQEYMQHDPRVGEVFRTSYTFDDGMLHPGDAPGLGVDYDDEAAAGFPYAPAYLPAARLADGTAHEW